TGAAAGGCCAGATCGCAGAAAAGGAAAAGCAGTTTGCCGAACTTGGCGAGTCTGAGAAAAAGCTGGCGGAGGTCCGGGCAGAGCTTGCCACGGCCAAGCAGGACCAGGAGAAGGCCAAAGGCGAATGCCAGCGTCTGCAGACGGAGCAGTCCGGGCTTGAAAACCGGGTGACTGTGCTACGCACCGACGCGGACAAACTGCAGTCCGAGTTGGCCGGCAAGCTGAAGGAACTGGCTGACAGCGAAGCCCGTATGAGCCAGCTCACCGGGGAAACAGCCGGGCTGGAGATCAAGGTCAAGGAACTCGCGTCAGTGGAAGAGCGGCTGGAACAAAGCCGTGCTTTGCTGGCCAAAAGCCAGGAAGAGCATGAAAAACTGACTGCGATTCTGCTGCCCATGGCGGCAGAGCGGCAGGAACATGAAAAGGTGCTGCCCGGCCTCAAGGCGGAAACCGACAGCCTGCGTGCGCATATGTCCGCGCTGCTGCGTGACAAGCAGGCCACGACTGCCGCCCTGGAGAAGGCGCAGACGGACCGCAAGGCGGCCCTGGACCAGACGGAAGCCCTGCGCACGGAAGCTGCCAACCTGGAAAAGCTGCTCCACGACAAACGCAACAATCTGGAGGCTGAAACGAAGGCCAAACTGGCGGATGCAAGTGCTGCAGATGCCCGTTTGCGTGAACTCCAGGCGCAAATTTCCGCCAGCGAAACTCGCACTGCCGAGCTGGCCGGGAAAGAGCAGCAGCTGACCATTGCCAGCGCAGCACTGATTGAGGCTGAGAAGCAGCGCCAGGCCGAGGAGAAGACCCTGGCGGAGCTGTCAGGACTGCAGGAAAGTCTGCGCAAAGAGATTTCGCGATACGAAGCGGAATCCAAAACCCTCCTTTCCCAGATCACTGAACTGGGAAAGAAAGCCAAAGCGGAGGAAACCCGCGCAGGCGATGCGGAGACCCGTCTTCAAAAGGCTACCGCTGCGGCCCAGTCCACAGAAGCGAAGCGGCTGGAATCTGAAGCCGCCATCGCCAAAGCCCGGGAGGAGGAAAAACTTCTGCGCAAGCAAATCCCGACGCTCAATACAGAGCTCGCCGGTTTGCAGGCCATGCTGACCAGCCTCACCAAAGAAAGGGAGGAAGCCTCCCAGTTTGTCACCCGGCTGAATGTCACGACGGAGAATGCCAACAAGAAACTGGCTGACGTCCAGCAACAGATTTCCCAGCTTGAGGCTGCCCACCAGGTGCGTGAGGAACGGCTGATGAAAGCCCAGGAGGAGGTGGACAGGGAAGCCGCCCGGCTGAAAGCAGCCCAGGAAGCCACCCGTGCTGCCGAGCAGTCCCTGCAAGTCCTGGAAAGGGAGGTGCGGGAATCCCGCCAGAGGTCAGATGCGGCGCGCACGCAGGCCACCGGACTGGAAGCGGAACTGAACACCCGCATGGACCGCGTGGAAAACCTGAAGCTCGAAGAAACACGCCTCCTCAAGGAAGTGGATTCGCAAAGGCTGGAGGTGCAGAGCAGCAAAGCGGTGCTGGCCGAACTGCAGGACAAAATACGTCAAGAAGAAAGCCGCCTGGCCGAGTTTACCCAGACCGGCGGCAAAGTGCTGACACTCGGCGCGGCTCTGGCCGGACTGGAAGCCCGGCAGGGCGAGGTCGGAAAATCCCTGCGGGATGCGGCTGAGCGGGAGCTGGCCCTGCAAGTCAAGATCAATGCCCTGCAGGAAGCCGTAAACCGGGAATCCGCCCGTGTGGAGCAGGTGAAGAAAGAGCGCACTGCCGTGGAGGCCGAGCTGGGGACCTACACCCAGCAGGCAGAAAAACAGGCCGCCAGTTTGCAGGCAGCAGAGAGCGAGCAGCGCAAGCGCCTGGCGGACATTGATACCCAGGTCCGCGAGCACTCCGCCACAGCGGACCGCCTGAAGGCCGAGATCACGTCCCTTCATGACCGTCGCGCTGAGTTTGCGCAGGCTGAAGCGCAGTTGCATCACTGGCAGGAGATTGAGGCAAGGCTGCGCGGCCAGCTTCTGGAGCTGGAGGAAAAGCACGAAATCCTCCGCCGCGGACTGGCCACGGAGGAATCCACCGTGGTCATGTTTGCCCATGACATCATCAAGCGCATTGACCTCATTGATGCGCTCAGCTCCCGCTATGCCGGTCACAATGGAGGTGACGTGGTGGCCCAGTTGCGCACCTTGCGGCATTCCTTTGAAGACATCCTGTTCCAGCACGGCATCAGCGAATTTGACGTGGGGGGCGGGCTGGAGGTGGATGTGGAGCTGCGCCGGCGCATCACCGTTGTGGAATCCATCCCTGGTAAAAATAAACCACGCGTGGTGGAAACCTGCCGTTCCGGGTTTATCTACTCCCGCGAGGAAGGCCATGAGCTCATCCTGCGCAAGGTGGAGGTGAGAACTTCCAGCCAGTAGATTTCTTTTTTTATCCTTTTTGTTATGGCAGAATACGTTGGCATTGATCTTGGCACCACGCTCTCGGGCCTGGCTTATTTGAAACCTGATGGCAATCCCGAGATCGTGCCAAATTCCGATGGGGAGCGTCTGACTCCATCCGTGGTGTTTTTTGAAGCGCATGAAGATGTGAAACTGGTGGGCAGCCCGGCGCGTGACGGCGGGGAGCCGGACCGCACCATTTTCCAGATCAAGCGTCACATGGATGACCCGGAATACCTGGTGGAGATTGACGGCAAAAAGTGGACTCCGGCGGAGATCTCTGCGCTCATCCTGGCCAAACTGAAGCGGGATTGCTCCAAGATCATCGGGGACATTGAGGAAGTCGTCATCACCGTACCGGCGAACTTCAATGAACTGGCCCGCAAGAGCACCATCGCCGCCGCAGAGATGGCGGGGATGCGCGTGAAGAGGTTGGTCAATGAGCC
This Prosthecobacter sp. SYSU 5D2 DNA region includes the following protein-coding sequences:
- a CDS encoding FHA domain-containing protein; the encoded protein is MPYLAFNLNDGNEFVFDILEERLSIGRDSKNDIVIDNTYISGFHAEFIRQADGGYELLDLKSSNGTFVNGKRIERTGVKGGDKIRFGQLDSRFRERPPKGMAPAAEVKSPSTGKGQPVRTDGRRGDTESIPARDTAAKSDTSPIAPVKVPLVRTEGTGGEGPSLAAPQTSPIQRPAGLDPALQKQTEELRLETTALKKERDLLREENEKERGRREEMLELEKRIEERQKSAEELETRIAGLKATLGSAEADISQLEIKRREAANLHSQVESSRSELAKVQGDIAMAAKSLQSLHMEADKSNAERSTMVKEREVALAELAALREQIQQAEAKTKEAIEKLTEAQKSESTDVQGRSAELRALEEQAVVRKMEIKDLEGKLEELRQEEAKLAVRLKEQQTLNADMQQLEAEVKKLQTQRDQLREREQNAEAEAAQKLAGLEEKVRVKTDELQALERRSADLTNRLDDLAAADTQLKSSSDALKAVESHKAELAASITQMTRERDALSRDLLERTEKGRAQHTLTQTLGSRREALEKEIRSLEEQKETVSTELGKSRETLRQTEATLEDCQQQVKAAEAKTHELAGSLKTQLEASQQELTSAEARLESLKGQIAEKEKQFAELGESEKKLAEVRAELATAKQDQEKAKGECQRLQTEQSGLENRVTVLRTDADKLQSELAGKLKELADSEARMSQLTGETAGLEIKVKELASVEERLEQSRALLAKSQEEHEKLTAILLPMAAERQEHEKVLPGLKAETDSLRAHMSALLRDKQATTAALEKAQTDRKAALDQTEALRTEAANLEKLLHDKRNNLEAETKAKLADASAADARLRELQAQISASETRTAELAGKEQQLTIASAALIEAEKQRQAEEKTLAELSGLQESLRKEISRYEAESKTLLSQITELGKKAKAEETRAGDAETRLQKATAAAQSTEAKRLESEAAIAKAREEEKLLRKQIPTLNTELAGLQAMLTSLTKEREEASQFVTRLNVTTENANKKLADVQQQISQLEAAHQVREERLMKAQEEVDREAARLKAAQEATRAAEQSLQVLEREVRESRQRSDAARTQATGLEAELNTRMDRVENLKLEETRLLKEVDSQRLEVQSSKAVLAELQDKIRQEESRLAEFTQTGGKVLTLGAALAGLEARQGEVGKSLRDAAERELALQVKINALQEAVNRESARVEQVKKERTAVEAELGTYTQQAEKQAASLQAAESEQRKRLADIDTQVREHSATADRLKAEITSLHDRRAEFAQAEAQLHHWQEIEARLRGQLLELEEKHEILRRGLATEESTVVMFAHDIIKRIDLIDALSSRYAGHNGGDVVAQLRTLRHSFEDILFQHGISEFDVGGGLEVDVELRRRITVVESIPGKNKPRVVETCRSGFIYSREEGHELILRKVEVRTSSQ